A single Cupriavidus sp. D39 DNA region contains:
- a CDS encoding LysE family translocator has translation MHHILPGGPVLAAFLLSSLLLAVTPGPAVIYIVARTLSQGRLAGLASVAAVVLGNLVNVLAAALGLAALFAVSSLAFAVMKYAGAAYLVYLGVRALRARPAAATEAAPAPGGAGLKRVFRDGFVVALFNPKTTLFFAAFLPQFMDPAIAALPQSVALGGTFVLIAATTDCCYVLAAAALLPLLSRARGAQAVGRYLTGGALIGLGVLAAMSGGRNSK, from the coding sequence ATGCATCACATCCTTCCCGGCGGTCCCGTGCTTGCCGCGTTCCTGTTGTCCAGCCTGTTGCTCGCGGTGACGCCGGGGCCGGCAGTGATCTACATCGTTGCGCGCACGCTGTCGCAAGGTCGGCTTGCGGGCCTGGCTTCGGTGGCGGCCGTGGTGCTGGGCAACCTGGTCAATGTGCTGGCGGCCGCGCTGGGGCTGGCGGCGCTGTTCGCGGTGTCGTCGCTGGCCTTTGCCGTGATGAAGTACGCCGGCGCGGCCTACCTGGTCTATCTGGGGGTACGCGCGCTGCGCGCGCGGCCGGCCGCTGCCACGGAGGCGGCACCGGCTCCTGGCGGGGCCGGCTTGAAGCGGGTGTTTCGCGATGGCTTCGTGGTGGCCTTGTTCAACCCCAAGACCACCTTGTTCTTTGCTGCCTTCCTGCCGCAGTTCATGGACCCCGCCATCGCGGCGCTGCCGCAGAGCGTTGCCCTGGGCGGGACCTTCGTGCTGATCGCCGCCACCACGGATTGCTGTTATGTGCTGGCCGCGGCGGCGCTGTTGCCACTGCTCTCCCGCGCCAGGGGCGCGCAGGCCGTGGGCCGTTACCTGACCGGCGGCGCGCTGATCGGGCTAGGGGTGCTTGCCGCGATGTCGGGTGGGCGCAACAGCAAGTAA
- a CDS encoding L-lactate permease, which yields MWSQVYDPLGSMALSTLAAGIPVAVLLASLAFFHLQAHLAAGLALVVGVIIAAAVFGMPAEMAGKAAGLGIVSGLFPIGWIVLNIIFLHRLTTINGSFKVLQNSISGITEDRRLQLLLVAFSFGAFFEGAAGFGTPVAVTGAILIGLGFSPLAASGLALIANTAPVAYGALGAPLIGLASVTGLDLLHLSAMVGRQLPFFSVLVPFWLIWAFAGFRGMLAIWPAILVAGVTFAVPQFLVSNYHGPWLVDVIAALVSMGCLTLFLKVWKPKEIWTSTKILGRHDDSKVDDPEAVAAEARANAASASISVVKAWMPWVILTVFVFVWGIPEFKKLMDGLWQWKFPIPGLDKAVMKVPPVVPKAIAEGAVFNFNVLSMAGTGILASALLGGLLMGYSVPRLIKEYWETIKLVKYSLLTICAMFGIGYLTRYSGLDATMGLAFAHTGVFYPLFGTMLGWLGVALTGSDTASNVLFGGLQKTTAEQLGLSPVLMAAANSSGGVMGKMIDAQSIVVASTATKWYGHEGDILRYVFFHSIALAVLVGLFITLQAYVHPFTQMVIH from the coding sequence GTGTGGAGTCAAGTTTATGACCCGCTAGGCAGCATGGCGTTGTCAACGCTAGCTGCCGGCATTCCTGTCGCCGTACTGCTGGCTTCGCTGGCCTTCTTTCATTTGCAGGCTCACCTGGCCGCCGGGCTGGCGCTGGTGGTCGGCGTGATCATCGCTGCCGCCGTGTTCGGCATGCCTGCCGAGATGGCGGGCAAGGCCGCCGGCCTGGGCATCGTGTCGGGCCTGTTCCCGATCGGCTGGATCGTGCTGAACATCATCTTCCTGCACCGGCTGACCACCATCAACGGCTCCTTCAAGGTGCTGCAGAACTCGATCTCAGGCATTACTGAAGACCGCCGCCTGCAACTGCTGCTTGTCGCCTTCAGCTTCGGCGCCTTCTTCGAGGGTGCGGCCGGCTTCGGCACGCCGGTGGCAGTCACCGGCGCCATCCTGATCGGCCTGGGCTTCTCGCCGCTGGCCGCCTCCGGCCTGGCGCTGATCGCCAATACCGCGCCGGTGGCCTACGGCGCACTGGGCGCACCGCTGATCGGGCTAGCCTCGGTCACCGGCCTGGACCTGCTGCACCTCTCGGCCATGGTCGGCCGCCAGTTGCCATTCTTCTCGGTGCTGGTGCCGTTCTGGCTGATCTGGGCGTTCGCGGGTTTCCGCGGCATGCTGGCGATCTGGCCGGCGATCCTGGTGGCCGGCGTCACCTTTGCCGTTCCGCAGTTCCTGGTGTCGAACTACCACGGCCCCTGGCTGGTGGACGTGATCGCCGCGCTGGTCTCGATGGGCTGCCTCACGCTGTTCCTGAAGGTCTGGAAGCCCAAGGAAATCTGGACCTCCACCAAGATCCTGGGCCGCCATGACGACTCCAAGGTCGACGACCCCGAAGCCGTGGCTGCCGAAGCGCGCGCCAATGCCGCCTCGGCCAGCATCTCCGTGGTCAAGGCGTGGATGCCGTGGGTGATCCTGACGGTATTCGTCTTCGTCTGGGGCATCCCGGAATTCAAGAAGCTGATGGATGGCCTGTGGCAATGGAAATTCCCCATCCCGGGCCTCGACAAGGCGGTGATGAAGGTGCCGCCGGTCGTACCCAAGGCCATCGCCGAAGGCGCGGTGTTCAACTTCAACGTGCTGTCGATGGCGGGCACCGGCATCCTCGCCTCGGCCTTGTTGGGCGGTCTGCTGATGGGCTATTCGGTACCGCGCCTGATCAAGGAATACTGGGAAACGATCAAGCTGGTGAAGTACTCGCTGCTGACCATCTGCGCGATGTTCGGCATCGGCTACCTGACCCGCTACTCGGGCCTGGATGCCACGATGGGGCTGGCGTTTGCCCATACCGGCGTGTTCTACCCGTTGTTCGGCACCATGCTGGGCTGGCTGGGCGTCGCGCTGACCGGCTCGGACACGGCCTCCAACGTGCTGTTCGGCGGCCTGCAGAAGACCACGGCCGAGCAACTCGGGCTGTCACCGGTCCTGATGGCAGCGGCCAACAGCTCCGGCGGCGTGATGGGCAAGATGATCGACGCGCAGTCCATCGTGGTGGCATCCACCGCCACCAAGTGGTACGGCCACGAAGGCGACATCCTGCGCTACGTGTTCTTCCATTCGATCGCGCTGGCGGTCTTGGTTGGGCTGTTCATCACGCTGCAGGCGTATGTGCATCCGTTCACGCAGATGGTGATTCACTGA
- a CDS encoding AAA family ATPase, translating into MTYFTRPRLATELADQLEGKAAFGDAQNGLFLAAPRRTGKSMFLQHDLTPALIDHGVVVIYVDLWSDKRRDPGELISEAIARRLADHLGVVAKTARKAGLDSVTIAGAIRIDTSRIGKLDGATLPEALRALHAAAHKPIALIIDEAQHALTSEAGETAMAALKSARDQMNNPDRIALMLVMSGSDRDKLLRLVNTNGAPFYGSTIHKMPTLGKDYVDHVTTAIEAHRPDLVPVDHLVLLEAFQLFAYRPQFFHAAIGEALNPLDENGERFEQKVLQAAQWRREQDAAQMESEFLGLKPLEQAVLWRVLAQGRLFRPYDAEALHFYREQCPGLAVSAQKVQAALESLRDRSPALVWKSARGEYSADDAGMHGWYEHLVSLERWPPQANRLANP; encoded by the coding sequence ATGACCTACTTCACCCGTCCGAGGCTCGCCACAGAGCTGGCTGACCAGTTGGAAGGCAAGGCTGCCTTTGGGGACGCACAGAACGGCCTGTTCCTTGCGGCTCCCCGCAGGACGGGCAAATCGATGTTCCTGCAGCACGATCTGACTCCGGCCCTGATCGACCATGGCGTTGTCGTGATCTACGTCGATCTTTGGTCGGACAAGCGCCGTGATCCAGGTGAGTTGATTTCCGAGGCGATTGCCCGCCGCCTGGCGGATCATCTTGGCGTTGTGGCAAAGACAGCGAGGAAGGCTGGGCTCGACAGCGTCACCATCGCAGGCGCAATCAGGATCGATACCTCCAGGATTGGAAAACTCGACGGCGCAACCTTGCCAGAGGCATTGCGGGCGCTGCATGCTGCCGCGCACAAGCCGATTGCACTGATCATCGACGAGGCCCAGCACGCATTGACCAGCGAAGCGGGCGAGACCGCCATGGCCGCGCTCAAATCGGCGCGCGACCAGATGAATAATCCGGATCGCATCGCGCTGATGCTTGTGATGTCCGGGTCCGATCGGGACAAACTGCTACGCCTCGTCAATACGAACGGCGCGCCGTTTTACGGATCCACGATCCACAAGATGCCGACTCTCGGCAAGGACTACGTAGACCACGTAACCACGGCAATCGAGGCACACCGTCCTGACCTGGTGCCGGTCGACCACCTGGTTTTGCTGGAGGCCTTCCAGCTCTTCGCCTACCGGCCGCAGTTTTTTCACGCGGCGATTGGCGAGGCGCTGAATCCCCTGGACGAGAATGGCGAACGGTTTGAGCAGAAGGTCTTGCAGGCGGCACAGTGGCGGCGAGAGCAAGACGCGGCGCAGATGGAATCCGAGTTCCTGGGACTGAAACCGCTGGAGCAAGCTGTGCTCTGGCGAGTGCTTGCCCAAGGCAGGCTTTTTCGGCCTTATGATGCGGAAGCGCTCCACTTCTATCGCGAGCAATGCCCGGGACTCGCGGTTTCCGCCCAGAAGGTACAGGCAGCGTTGGAAAGCCTGCGGGATCGCTCGCCGGCTCTCGTGTGGAAGTCGGCGCGTGGCGAGTACTCTGCCGACGATGCCGGCATGCACGGATGGTATGAGCACCTGGTCAGCCTTGAGCGCTGGCCGCCGCAAGCTAACCGTTTGGCTAACCCGTAA
- a CDS encoding MFS transporter: MSIENTVSGIAAPHAGAVQPLSRFKSIAAITIGNGLEFYDFVVYSFFATLIGRLYFPVSDPTGQLLLSFATFGVGFLMRPLGGLLIGMYADRVGRKPAVALTLWLMGLSSVIFVVTPTYAQIGMLAPIMILLARLVQGFAIGGEMGASTALLLEYADDRSRGFYTGWQPFSQGLAALFGALVGLFLSNVLEPAALEAWGWRAAFVIGILVIPVGLVIRRRLEETAPAAAESESGSTMQLLREHRRALVASILLMVGVASSTYIVVYYLSNYAVSQLHMPLSLGIWAACVAAAVQVVLSPFAGWLSDRLGRRPVVLWSRVALLVMIYPAFVLINAEPSLTRLLLVVGCLSVPMSMTSPASMVLVSEVLPQRLRATGLSIAYCVAIAIFGGFAQFFSTELIHLTANPNAPAFYVIGCGLVSLIGLAMVPETLGRRLS, from the coding sequence ATGTCCATTGAGAACACTGTCTCCGGCATTGCGGCCCCGCATGCCGGCGCGGTCCAGCCACTGTCCAGGTTCAAGTCCATCGCCGCCATCACCATCGGCAATGGCCTGGAGTTCTATGACTTCGTGGTCTACAGCTTCTTCGCCACGCTGATCGGCCGGCTGTATTTCCCGGTATCCGATCCCACCGGGCAGCTGCTGTTGTCGTTCGCCACCTTCGGCGTCGGCTTCCTGATGCGCCCGCTGGGCGGCCTGCTGATCGGCATGTATGCCGACCGCGTCGGGCGCAAGCCGGCGGTGGCGCTGACGCTCTGGCTGATGGGCCTGAGCTCGGTGATCTTCGTGGTGACGCCGACCTATGCCCAGATCGGCATGCTGGCGCCGATCATGATCCTGCTGGCACGCCTGGTGCAGGGCTTCGCCATCGGCGGCGAGATGGGGGCCTCCACGGCCCTGCTGCTGGAGTATGCCGATGACCGCTCGCGCGGCTTCTATACCGGCTGGCAGCCGTTCAGCCAGGGGCTGGCGGCGCTGTTCGGCGCGCTGGTCGGCCTGTTCCTGAGCAATGTGCTGGAGCCGGCCGCGCTTGAGGCCTGGGGCTGGCGCGCGGCCTTCGTGATCGGCATCCTGGTGATCCCGGTGGGCCTGGTGATTCGCCGCCGCCTGGAGGAAACCGCGCCGGCGGCCGCGGAATCGGAGAGCGGGTCCACCATGCAACTGCTGCGCGAGCACCGCCGCGCGCTGGTGGCCAGCATCCTGCTGATGGTCGGCGTCGCGTCGTCGACTTACATCGTGGTGTACTACCTCAGCAACTATGCGGTCAGCCAGCTGCATATGCCGCTGTCGCTGGGCATCTGGGCCGCTTGCGTGGCCGCAGCCGTGCAGGTTGTGTTGTCGCCGTTCGCCGGCTGGCTGAGCGACCGGCTGGGCCGCCGCCCGGTGGTGCTGTGGTCGCGCGTGGCCTTGCTGGTGATGATCTATCCGGCCTTTGTGCTGATCAACGCCGAGCCCAGCCTGACGCGCCTGCTGCTGGTGGTGGGCTGCCTCTCGGTGCCGATGTCGATGACCTCGCCGGCGTCGATGGTGCTGGTCAGCGAGGTGCTGCCGCAGCGCCTGCGCGCTACCGGCCTGTCGATTGCCTACTGCGTGGCCATAGCCATCTTCGGTGGCTTCGCGCAGTTCTTCTCGACCGAGCTGATCCATCTCACCGCCAATCCCAATGCGCCTGCGTTTTACGTGATCGGGTGCGGGCTGGTCTCGCTGATCGGCCTGGCGATGGTGCCGGAAACCCTGGGCCGCCGCCTGTCATGA
- a CDS encoding amino acid permease — translation MQEQSQGLQRRLSARHIRFMALGSAIGTGLFYGSASAIQAAGPAVLLAYLIGGAAVYMVMRALGEMAVRNPVAGSFGQYASTGLGPLAGFLLGWTYAFEMIIVCLADVTAFGIYMGFWFPDVPRWIWVLGIVFLIGGLNLLSVKVFGELEFWLSLLKVSAIVAMICGGVAIMAFGLGMADGGIATGIHNLWAHGGFMPNGIGGVIASFAVVMFAFGGIEIIGITAGEARDPERVIPRAINAVPLRILLFYVLTLAVLMSLYPWHRIGSEGSPFVQIFSRLGIGSAAALLNVVVISAAVSAINSDIFGAGRMLYGMAVQRQAPRVFASVSRNGVPWMTVVVMALALLAGVVLNYVMPEDVFVLIASIATFATVWVWLMILLSQFALRRRMSRAEVAALKFPVPFWPVAPLAAIAFMLFIFGVLGWFPQTRAALLVGAAWLVLLVVAWWCWGRPRGGMPAAQARSLATD, via the coding sequence ATGCAAGAGCAGTCGCAAGGCCTGCAGCGTAGACTCAGCGCCCGTCATATTCGCTTCATGGCGCTGGGATCGGCCATTGGCACGGGACTTTTCTACGGCTCGGCCTCGGCCATACAGGCGGCCGGGCCGGCGGTACTGCTGGCCTACCTGATCGGTGGGGCCGCGGTCTACATGGTGATGCGCGCGCTGGGGGAGATGGCCGTGCGCAACCCGGTGGCGGGTTCCTTCGGCCAGTACGCCAGCACCGGCCTGGGGCCGCTGGCGGGCTTCCTGCTCGGCTGGACCTACGCCTTCGAGATGATCATCGTCTGCCTGGCGGACGTGACCGCCTTCGGTATCTACATGGGCTTCTGGTTCCCGGACGTGCCGCGTTGGATCTGGGTGCTCGGCATCGTGTTCCTGATCGGCGGCCTCAACCTGCTCAGCGTCAAGGTGTTCGGCGAGCTGGAGTTCTGGCTGTCGCTGCTGAAGGTCAGCGCCATCGTCGCGATGATCTGCGGCGGCGTTGCCATCATGGCGTTCGGCCTCGGCATGGCCGATGGCGGCATTGCCACCGGCATCCACAATCTCTGGGCGCACGGGGGCTTCATGCCCAACGGCATCGGTGGTGTCATCGCTTCGTTCGCCGTGGTGATGTTCGCCTTTGGCGGCATCGAGATCATCGGCATCACGGCAGGCGAGGCGCGCGATCCGGAGCGCGTGATTCCGCGCGCGATCAACGCGGTGCCGCTGCGCATCCTGCTGTTCTACGTACTGACGCTGGCGGTGCTGATGTCGCTCTATCCCTGGCATCGCATCGGCAGCGAGGGCAGCCCCTTCGTGCAGATCTTCAGCCGGCTTGGCATTGGCTCGGCCGCAGCGCTGCTCAATGTCGTGGTCATCTCCGCCGCGGTATCCGCCATCAACAGCGATATCTTCGGCGCCGGCCGCATGCTGTACGGCATGGCGGTGCAGCGGCAGGCTCCGCGCGTCTTCGCCAGCGTATCGCGCAATGGCGTGCCCTGGATGACGGTGGTGGTCATGGCGCTGGCCTTGCTGGCCGGCGTGGTGCTCAACTACGTGATGCCCGAGGACGTGTTCGTGCTGATCGCTTCCATCGCCACCTTCGCCACGGTCTGGGTGTGGCTCATGATCTTGCTGTCGCAGTTCGCCTTGCGCAGGCGCATGAGCCGCGCCGAGGTGGCTGCGCTGAAATTCCCGGTGCCATTCTGGCCGGTGGCGCCGCTCGCGGCCATCGCCTTCATGCTGTTCATCTTCGGCGTGCTTGGCTGGTTCCCGCAGACCCGTGCAGCGCTGCTGGTGGGCGCGGCGTGGCTGGTGCTGCTGGTGGTGGCGTGGTGGTGCTGGGGGCGGCCGCGCGGCGGGATGCCGGCCGCACAGGCACGCTCCCTGGCCACGGATTGA